From the Flavobacterium galactosidilyticum genome, one window contains:
- the lepA gene encoding translation elongation factor 4: MKKIRNFCIIAHIDHGKSTLADRLLGATQTVTAREEKAQLLDNMDLERERGITIKSHAIQMEYTYKGEEYILNLIDTPGHVDFSYEVSRSIAACEGALLIVDAAQSIQAQTISNLYLALENDLEIIPVLNKVDLPSANPEEVSDDIIDLLGCDLEDIIHASGKTGFGVENILAAIIEKIPPPSGNKDEPLQALIFDSHYNPFRGIEVIFRVKNGEIKKGQKIKFMATGNEYFADEIGTLKLNQVPKQVISAGDVGYLISGIKEAKEVKVGDTLTDAKTPTTNIITGFEDVKPMVFAGIYPVDTEDYEELRNSMEKLQLNDASLVFLPESSAALGFGFRCGFLGMLHMEIIQERLEREFNMTVITTVPNVSYHAFTKKDPDTVLIVNNPSDLPEPSRLDHVEEPFIKATIITKADYVGNVMSLCIEKRGLITNQTYLTTERVELTFDMPLAEIVFDFYDRLKTVSKGYASFDYTPIGMRTSNLVKVDILLNATIVDALSSLMHVDNAYSIGKKMCEKLKELIPRQQFDIPVQAAIGVKVISRETIKALRKDVTAKCYGGDISRKRKLLEKQKKGKKRMRLVGNVEIPQEAFMAVLKLND; this comes from the coding sequence ATGAAAAAAATAAGGAATTTTTGCATTATTGCACATATTGACCACGGTAAAAGTACGCTTGCTGACCGCTTACTTGGCGCAACTCAGACCGTTACGGCTCGTGAAGAAAAGGCACAATTGCTGGATAACATGGATCTAGAGCGTGAACGTGGGATTACGATCAAGAGTCATGCGATTCAGATGGAATATACTTATAAAGGAGAAGAATACATCTTAAACTTGATTGATACTCCTGGACACGTCGATTTTTCGTATGAAGTTTCTCGTTCGATTGCAGCTTGTGAAGGCGCGCTTTTGATTGTCGATGCTGCACAAAGCATACAAGCACAAACGATTTCAAATTTATATTTGGCTTTAGAAAATGACTTGGAAATTATTCCAGTTTTAAACAAAGTTGATTTACCATCTGCGAATCCTGAAGAGGTAAGTGATGATATTATTGATTTGCTAGGTTGCGACCTGGAAGACATTATTCATGCTTCGGGAAAAACCGGTTTTGGTGTTGAAAATATTTTAGCAGCCATTATCGAGAAAATTCCACCGCCATCAGGAAATAAAGACGAACCATTACAAGCTTTGATTTTTGACTCACACTACAATCCGTTTCGTGGAATTGAAGTTATTTTCCGTGTGAAAAACGGAGAAATTAAAAAAGGTCAGAAAATTAAATTTATGGCAACCGGAAATGAATATTTTGCAGATGAAATTGGTACTTTAAAATTAAACCAAGTTCCGAAACAAGTTATTTCAGCAGGTGATGTTGGTTATTTAATCTCTGGAATTAAAGAAGCTAAAGAAGTAAAAGTGGGTGACACATTAACAGATGCAAAAACACCAACAACAAATATAATTACAGGTTTTGAAGACGTAAAACCAATGGTTTTTGCTGGAATTTATCCTGTAGATACGGAAGATTACGAAGAGTTGCGAAACTCTATGGAGAAACTGCAGTTGAACGATGCTTCACTTGTATTTTTACCAGAAAGTTCGGCAGCTTTAGGATTTGGTTTCCGTTGTGGATTCTTAGGAATGTTACACATGGAAATCATACAGGAGCGTTTGGAGAGAGAGTTTAACATGACGGTTATTACTACGGTCCCCAACGTTTCGTACCATGCTTTTACCAAAAAAGATCCAGACACAGTTCTGATTGTAAATAATCCTTCAGACTTGCCTGAGCCTTCTCGTTTAGACCATGTTGAAGAACCTTTTATCAAAGCGACTATTATTACAAAAGCCGATTACGTAGGAAACGTAATGAGTTTATGTATTGAAAAACGTGGTTTGATTACCAATCAAACCTATTTGACTACAGAACGTGTTGAGCTAACTTTTGATATGCCATTGGCAGAAATTGTATTTGACTTTTACGACCGCTTGAAAACCGTTTCTAAAGGGTATGCTTCATTTGATTATACTCCTATTGGAATGCGAACTTCTAATTTAGTAAAAGTAGATATCTTGTTGAATGCAACAATAGTAGATGCTTTATCTTCGCTAATGCACGTTGACAACGCCTACTCGATAGGTAAAAAAATGTGTGAGAAGTTGAAGGAATTGATTCCAAGACAACAATTTGACATCCCCGTTCAAGCAGCAATTGGTGTAAAAGTAATCTCTCGTGAAACCATCAAAGCCTTGCGTAAGGATGTTACGGCCAAATGTTACGGAGGAGATATTTCTCGTAAACGTAAATTATTGGAGAAACAGAAAAAAGGTAAAAAACGTATGAGATTAGTTGGAAATGTTGAGATTCCGCAAGAAGCTTTTATGGCAGTTTTGAAATTGAATGACTAA
- a CDS encoding DUF3575 domain-containing protein, whose product MKKLFTFLFLSSFLFGFAQEKETTDFKRNELKVNALMLVAGAFEITYERLLNEESAVGVSLFVPYDNTIDTNFSLSPYYRFYFGKKPAAGFFAEGFGMLNNFEYSNYLSNNGSTPIYTEGNATDFALGFGLGGKWITKKGFVFEINSGIGRNLFNTKSKDSDIQIVGRGSISLGYRF is encoded by the coding sequence ATGAAAAAACTCTTTACTTTTCTGTTTTTATCTTCTTTTCTATTTGGCTTTGCCCAAGAAAAAGAAACTACTGATTTCAAAAGAAACGAATTAAAAGTTAATGCCTTAATGTTAGTTGCAGGCGCATTCGAAATTACATACGAACGCCTTTTGAATGAAGAATCAGCTGTAGGAGTTTCATTATTTGTCCCATATGACAATACCATCGACACAAATTTTAGCTTATCTCCTTATTACCGTTTTTATTTTGGGAAAAAACCAGCTGCCGGCTTTTTTGCAGAAGGTTTCGGTATGTTAAATAATTTTGAATACAGTAACTACCTATCTAACAATGGATCAACTCCCATTTATACTGAAGGAAATGCGACAGATTTTGCTCTCGGTTTTGGTTTAGGCGGAAAATGGATCACTAAAAAAGGATTTGTCTTTGAAATCAATTCAGGCATAGGTAGGAATTTATTTAATACTAAAAGCAAAGATAGTGATATTCAAATTGTGGGAAGAGGCAGTATATCTTTAGGCTATCGCTTTTAA
- a CDS encoding 3-oxoacyl-ACP reductase: MKKSLLTIGLCSLVMVLASFTTPETDPVVTIDANGNVEVVSTVATQEINKKDVTSSSMAMSNKKVEIIGAGSTGGNKKVDEMPNQDPSFLDKVKDWWNGL; encoded by the coding sequence ATGAAAAAATCACTTCTAACAATCGGATTATGCTCTTTAGTAATGGTGTTAGCTTCATTTACAACACCTGAAACTGACCCTGTAGTAACAATAGACGCAAACGGAAACGTTGAGGTTGTAAGTACAGTTGCGACACAAGAAATCAACAAAAAAGATGTTACTAGTTCTAGTATGGCAATGAGCAATAAAAAAGTTGAAATTATTGGTGCTGGTTCAACAGGTGGAAACAAGAAAGTTGATGAAATGCCTAATCAAGACCCATCATTCCTTGATAAAGTTAAAGATTGGTGGAATGGTTTGTAG
- the rbfA gene encoding 30S ribosome-binding factor RbfA produces the protein METNRQKKIGGVIQKDLVDILQGEVRKNGVSNLVISVSKVVVTTDLSVATVHLSVFPQEKAKEILEAVKSNAKNIKHDLSQRVRLQLRKVPNLVFFIDDSLDYIEKIDNALANRDNPIENRDLLDKRRFQ, from the coding sequence ATGGAAACAAATAGACAGAAAAAAATAGGTGGGGTTATCCAAAAAGATTTGGTTGACATCCTACAAGGTGAAGTGAGAAAAAACGGAGTTAGTAATTTAGTAATTTCGGTATCCAAGGTTGTTGTAACTACAGATTTATCAGTAGCTACGGTGCATTTAAGCGTTTTCCCTCAAGAAAAAGCAAAAGAAATTCTAGAGGCTGTTAAGTCGAATGCTAAAAATATAAAACATGATTTATCGCAAAGAGTTCGCTTGCAATTGCGTAAAGTTCCAAATCTTGTTTTCTTTATTGATGACTCTTTAGATTATATTGAAAAAATTGATAATGCGTTGGCAAACAGAGATAATCCTATTGAAAATAGAGATCTTCTAGACAAACGTAGATTCCAATAA
- the dusB gene encoding tRNA dihydrouridine synthase DusB has translation MVKIGNIELPDFPLLLAPMEDVSDPPYRRLCKLHGADLMYSEFISSEGLIRDAIKSRMKLDIFDYERPVGIQIFGGDEEAMAMSSKIVSAVNPDLIDINYGCPVKKVVCKGAGAGVLKDVDLMIRLTKAVIDSTHLPVTVKTRLGWDDNSINIDEVAERLQDIGVAALSIHARTRAQMYKGHSDWSHIARVKNNPRITMPIFGNGDIDSPEKALEYKNKYGVDGIMIGRAAIGYPWIFNEIKHFMKTGEHLAKPTVIDRVEAVRNHLTWAMEWKGERLGIVETRPHYTNYFKGIHSFKPHKQKLVTLDQPEELFAALNEIEEAYAGYEVV, from the coding sequence ATGGTCAAGATTGGCAACATAGAATTACCTGATTTCCCTTTACTTCTCGCACCTATGGAAGATGTAAGTGATCCGCCCTACCGCAGATTGTGTAAGCTGCATGGTGCCGATTTGATGTATTCGGAATTTATTTCTTCGGAAGGGCTGATTCGTGATGCTATAAAAAGTCGTATGAAATTAGATATTTTTGATTACGAACGTCCTGTTGGTATCCAAATTTTTGGTGGTGATGAGGAAGCTATGGCAATGTCATCTAAAATTGTTTCTGCTGTAAATCCTGATTTAATAGACATCAATTACGGTTGTCCTGTGAAGAAAGTAGTTTGTAAAGGAGCAGGAGCAGGAGTTTTGAAAGATGTTGATTTGATGATTCGACTAACTAAAGCTGTTATCGATAGTACGCATTTGCCAGTTACCGTAAAAACCCGTTTAGGTTGGGATGATAATTCGATAAATATTGATGAGGTTGCAGAGCGTTTGCAAGATATAGGTGTTGCTGCTTTAAGTATTCACGCTAGAACGCGCGCCCAAATGTACAAAGGACATTCGGATTGGTCACATATTGCCCGAGTAAAAAACAATCCTAGAATTACGATGCCCATTTTTGGAAATGGTGATATTGATTCTCCAGAAAAAGCTTTAGAATATAAAAATAAATATGGTGTTGACGGAATTATGATTGGTCGTGCTGCTATTGGTTATCCTTGGATTTTTAATGAAATCAAACATTTTATGAAAACAGGCGAGCATTTAGCAAAACCAACCGTTATCGATAGAGTAGAAGCGGTGCGAAATCACTTAACATGGGCCATGGAATGGAAAGGAGAGCGTCTTGGAATTGTAGAAACGCGTCCTCATTATACTAATTATTTTAAAGGAATTCATTCTTTTAAACCTCACAAACAAAAATTAGTAACACTCGACCAACCAGAGGAACTGTTTGCTGCATTGAATGAAATTGAAGAAGCGTATGCGGGTTATGAGGTAGTTTAA
- the thiL gene encoding thiamine-phosphate kinase, producing the protein MIEDKNPQRTSIAQLGEFGLIDHLTKNFKINQASTIKGIGDDAAVLDFKDKKVVVSTDLLIEGIHFDLAYMPLKHLGYKAVVVNISDICAMNAKATQITVSVAVSNRFPLEALDELFAGITHAATEYNIDVIGGDTTSSQKGLIISITAIGEANEDEIIYRNGAKQTDLLVVTGDIGAAYMGLQVLEREKQVFQVNPNSQPDLDAYTYLIERQLRPEARKDVRTLLHALEIKPTSMIDISDGLSSEIMHLCKQSGVGCNLYEDKLPIDPQFISVCEEFNIDSTTVAINGGEDYELLFTIAMEDFEKIKANPNFTIIGHMTQESEGIHLVTRANTRIPLKARGWNALEE; encoded by the coding sequence ATGATAGAAGATAAAAACCCACAACGTACGAGCATTGCACAATTAGGCGAATTTGGACTAATAGATCACTTGACAAAAAACTTTAAAATTAATCAAGCTTCCACAATAAAAGGAATTGGCGATGATGCTGCCGTCTTAGATTTTAAGGATAAAAAAGTAGTGGTTTCTACTGATTTATTGATTGAAGGCATACACTTTGATTTAGCTTACATGCCTTTAAAACATTTAGGATACAAAGCAGTTGTTGTAAATATCTCGGATATTTGTGCGATGAATGCGAAAGCAACCCAAATTACGGTTTCGGTTGCAGTTTCTAATCGGTTTCCATTAGAGGCATTAGATGAATTATTTGCAGGTATTACGCATGCCGCAACGGAATATAATATAGATGTTATTGGTGGAGATACTACCTCATCGCAGAAAGGTTTAATCATCAGTATTACCGCTATTGGCGAAGCTAATGAAGACGAAATTATATATAGAAATGGCGCCAAACAAACCGATTTATTAGTGGTGACTGGAGATATTGGAGCTGCTTATATGGGCTTACAAGTTTTAGAAAGAGAGAAACAAGTGTTTCAAGTGAACCCAAATTCGCAACCTGATTTAGACGCTTACACCTATTTAATTGAGCGTCAGTTGAGACCAGAAGCTCGTAAAGATGTTCGCACGTTACTACATGCTTTAGAGATTAAACCAACATCAATGATTGACATTTCAGATGGATTATCTTCAGAAATCATGCATTTATGCAAGCAGTCTGGTGTCGGTTGTAATTTGTATGAAGACAAATTACCTATCGATCCACAGTTTATAAGTGTGTGTGAAGAATTTAATATTGACAGCACGACTGTCGCTATTAATGGCGGCGAGGATTACGAGTTACTTTTCACCATTGCTATGGAAGATTTTGAAAAAATAAAAGCGAATCCAAATTTCACTATTATTGGTCACATGACCCAAGAAAGCGAAGGAATTCATTTAGTTACTCGAGCTAATACTAGAATCCCTTTGAAAGCACGAGGTTGGAATGCGCTAGAGGAATAA
- a CDS encoding LytR/AlgR family response regulator transcription factor, producing the protein MKNYSYIIIDDSQKGVLQTKAIADGFSELLFLASANNYSDGLNLILEYKPTLVFLEIDPEDSASKLSLALINELHRFLKVIPRVIITTRKKDLAFDAIQYEVTDYLLKPVQRIDLVKLILKLEKSESENIIFKKQSTVCQKIATSLAPQDPPSHSKSLVLCIKSYGDYRYIESKDIAYLQADNNSTDIHLSNGETVTAFKTLKHFEGVLSSPFIRIHNSYIVNREYISRIHSGNSVCYIKNSIVKLPFSKSYKTNIDLIISEIAKENYLEI; encoded by the coding sequence TTGAAGAATTATTCGTATATTATTATTGATGATAGTCAAAAAGGTGTTTTGCAAACAAAAGCGATTGCGGATGGTTTTTCCGAACTCCTATTTTTGGCATCTGCAAATAATTATTCGGATGGATTAAATCTTATCTTAGAATACAAACCCACTTTAGTTTTTCTAGAAATTGACCCAGAAGACTCAGCGAGTAAATTGTCTTTAGCACTGATTAATGAGTTGCATAGGTTTTTGAAAGTTATTCCTAGAGTTATTATTACCACCAGAAAAAAAGATCTAGCATTCGATGCTATTCAATATGAGGTCACCGATTATTTGTTGAAACCCGTGCAACGTATCGATTTGGTAAAATTGATTTTAAAATTAGAAAAGTCTGAGAGTGAAAACATAATTTTTAAGAAGCAATCAACTGTTTGTCAAAAAATCGCCACTTCTTTAGCCCCACAAGATCCTCCCAGCCACAGCAAGTCATTAGTATTGTGTATCAAATCATACGGAGATTACCGTTATATTGAGTCGAAGGACATCGCTTATCTTCAAGCTGATAATAACTCTACAGATATTCATTTAAGCAATGGTGAGACAGTAACAGCTTTTAAAACACTTAAGCATTTTGAAGGTGTTTTGTCATCTCCTTTCATCAGAATTCATAATAGCTATATTGTAAATAGAGAATATATTTCCAGGATACATAGCGGTAATTCAGTGTGTTATATTAAAAATAGTATTGTAAAGCTTCCTTTCTCCAAGTCATACAAGACAAATATTGATCTTATAATTTCCGAAATAGCGAAAGAGAATTACCTAGAAATCTAA
- a CDS encoding response regulator, with product MLDKTENAKIKSNIFIVDDHPFIIQGYKNAITRYNPETFEFFISQAKDCESAYNVITSPDSPKFDIAFLDISMPSYEEKNIFSGEDLAKLISEYMPNCKIILLTMYTELLKIKTIIKTINPSGLVIKNDLTFDELLFAFNKVITGEKYYSESVLKMLSQSEGNSIEIDQFDEQILFHISKGTKLNEMPQYIPISVGAIERRKLNLKELLDIKEGSDTDLVYEAKNKGLLF from the coding sequence ATGCTGGATAAAACTGAAAACGCAAAAATAAAAAGCAATATTTTTATTGTCGACGACCATCCTTTTATTATCCAAGGATATAAAAATGCAATTACCCGATACAACCCAGAAACATTTGAGTTTTTTATATCCCAAGCTAAAGATTGTGAGTCAGCTTATAACGTAATTACAAGCCCAGATAGCCCAAAGTTTGATATTGCTTTTTTAGATATTAGTATGCCTTCGTATGAAGAGAAAAATATTTTTTCTGGCGAAGATTTGGCGAAACTAATTTCTGAGTATATGCCGAATTGCAAAATTATTTTGCTAACCATGTACACTGAGTTGTTAAAAATTAAAACAATTATCAAAACAATTAATCCTAGCGGATTAGTCATAAAAAATGATTTAACATTTGATGAGTTGCTTTTTGCTTTCAACAAAGTTATTACTGGCGAAAAGTATTATAGCGAATCAGTTTTAAAAATGCTAAGCCAGTCGGAAGGGAATAGTATAGAGATCGATCAATTTGACGAACAAATTCTATTTCATATATCAAAGGGGACTAAGTTAAATGAAATGCCTCAATATATTCCAATTTCTGTAGGTGCAATAGAGAGAAGAAAATTAAATTTAAAAGAATTATTGGATATAAAGGAAGGAAGTGATACTGATCTGGTTTATGAAGCTAAGAATAAAGGATTACTTTTTTAG
- a CDS encoding ABC transporter permease, with the protein MNFPLYIAKRYIRSNSKNNAINIINRIASMGIIVGAMALFVVLSVFSGLKVFSLSFTNEIDPDLKISSTLGKSFFISPNQENQIKKVAGLASYTKIIEERVLFTFNGKQDVTYLKGVDSNFTKVNAIEKKLFNGQWLKPDTYQVVVGYGISQKFSMGLLDFSNQLEVLVPKPGKGAIENPDQAFNKTDLIPVGIYAISEDLDSKYVFADLGLAQELLEYKTNQISGIEIKVKAGSDENAIVEKLQTIFNNKITVKNRAQLNDSLYKMLNTENIAVYLIFTLVIVVALFNLIGALIMMILDKKGNLKTLFNLGTEIKDLRKIFLLQGTLLSVIGGIIGLTLGIIIVLLQQHFQLIMITETLAYPVIFSIENVLIVMATIVVLGFIASLIASSRVSKKLLE; encoded by the coding sequence TTGAATTTCCCCCTTTACATAGCCAAACGCTATATTCGTAGCAATAGCAAAAACAACGCTATTAATATCATCAACCGTATTGCCAGCATGGGAATTATTGTGGGTGCGATGGCTTTGTTTGTGGTTTTATCTGTGTTTAGTGGATTGAAAGTTTTTAGTCTTTCGTTTACCAATGAAATTGATCCCGACTTAAAAATAAGCAGTACGCTGGGGAAATCATTTTTTATTTCTCCCAATCAAGAAAATCAGATTAAGAAAGTTGCTGGACTCGCTTCTTATACCAAAATAATTGAAGAACGAGTTCTTTTTACTTTCAACGGAAAACAGGATGTTACCTACCTTAAAGGTGTCGATTCTAATTTCACGAAAGTAAATGCTATTGAAAAAAAACTTTTCAACGGGCAGTGGCTTAAGCCAGACACCTATCAGGTCGTTGTCGGTTATGGGATTTCGCAGAAATTCTCGATGGGATTACTTGATTTTAGCAATCAACTGGAAGTTTTAGTTCCCAAGCCTGGTAAAGGTGCTATTGAAAATCCAGACCAAGCTTTTAATAAAACAGATCTTATTCCAGTTGGAATTTACGCGATCAGTGAAGATTTAGATTCTAAATATGTGTTTGCTGATTTAGGTTTAGCGCAAGAATTACTAGAATATAAAACCAACCAAATTTCTGGAATTGAAATCAAAGTAAAAGCGGGATCTGACGAAAATGCTATTGTTGAAAAATTACAAACTATTTTCAATAATAAAATCACCGTAAAAAACAGAGCGCAACTGAACGATTCACTTTACAAAATGCTGAACACCGAAAATATTGCGGTTTATCTGATATTCACTTTAGTGATTGTTGTAGCGCTGTTCAACTTGATTGGCGCCCTAATAATGATGATTCTAGATAAAAAAGGAAACTTAAAAACCTTATTTAATCTAGGAACTGAAATTAAAGATCTGCGTAAAATATTCCTACTTCAAGGAACATTATTGAGCGTTATAGGCGGAATTATAGGCCTTACTTTAGGAATTATAATTGTGTTACTACAGCAGCATTTTCAATTAATTATGATCACAGAAACTCTAGCATATCCTGTGATTTTCTCCATCGAAAACGTTTTGATTGTGATGGCAACTATCGTAGTTCTTGGCTTTATTGCTTCATTAATTGCGAGTAGTCGTGTGAGTAAGAAGTTGCTGGAGTAA
- a CDS encoding tetratricopeptide repeat-containing sensor histidine kinase, which translates to MANDLSLSLDKRNQSNGKAFSIIANQSNSSNSIDNLFRVANRYYNMDKLGNFKKTIDVILERSIARGDTLSKTKAYSYLGDFYVSQAVSDSAFLYYSRAEKLYLQRNDIYNLARTRLNKAILQFNEGDFIGSEIAVFSALRAIKKEKASDVLYIAYNHLALIHNELRDYNRAIEYNLKALASIDNKLIPSVFQSKAESLNNMGYVYQNMNRHDKALIYFKDALKQENLKADKPGLYAMVIDNLAYSKFKTGDFDGLPEEFFKSLKIRDSLQLTSGSIVSKMRLSEYFAFKKDPSKSLKFAKEALNESLSSKNYRSVLLALKRLSVIEPQKAAFYTKEYIRINDSLQVTERKMGDKFTRIEYETDQIKSENTDLLVQNRNLISIFTVLGFLGLLIFIIKSQKAKNRLLLFKQQQQNANEEIYNLMISQQNTIEISRIEEKKRVARELHDGVLGRMFGVRMNLDGLNAYQDDSAIRERTNYLSELKNIEQDIREISHDLNREKSELINNFVAIIDKLFEEQKKTYKAKFTSFIDSDIRWELVSNAVKINLYRILQESLQNSNKYAAADEIKVEFKKVDNQIVFKTIDDGVGFNVKTAKRGIGIQNIIFRTNECKGVLDIESKKGKGTKITVTIPIE; encoded by the coding sequence ATGGCAAACGACTTATCCCTGTCGTTAGATAAAAGAAACCAATCTAATGGAAAAGCATTTTCTATCATAGCCAATCAAAGTAATAGCTCTAATAGTATAGATAATTTATTTAGAGTGGCAAACCGCTACTACAACATGGATAAATTAGGTAATTTTAAGAAAACGATAGATGTTATCCTAGAAAGATCTATAGCTAGAGGAGATACTCTCAGTAAAACAAAAGCTTATTCCTATTTAGGGGATTTTTATGTATCCCAAGCGGTTTCGGATAGCGCTTTCCTCTATTATTCCAGAGCAGAAAAGTTGTATTTACAACGAAACGACATTTATAACTTAGCGCGAACTCGGTTAAATAAAGCAATACTTCAATTTAATGAAGGTGATTTTATAGGTAGTGAAATCGCAGTTTTTAGTGCTTTGCGTGCAATTAAAAAGGAAAAAGCTAGTGATGTACTTTATATAGCATATAATCACTTGGCTTTAATACACAATGAGCTAAGAGATTATAATAGAGCAATTGAGTACAATTTAAAAGCACTTGCAAGTATTGACAATAAACTAATTCCATCAGTTTTTCAATCTAAAGCAGAATCTCTAAATAATATGGGGTATGTCTATCAGAATATGAATAGACATGATAAAGCCCTGATTTATTTTAAGGATGCTCTCAAACAAGAAAACTTAAAAGCGGACAAGCCTGGTTTATATGCCATGGTTATTGATAATTTAGCGTACTCAAAATTTAAAACTGGTGATTTTGATGGTTTACCTGAAGAGTTTTTTAAGTCTTTAAAAATTCGTGATAGTTTGCAATTGACTTCAGGAAGTATTGTTAGTAAAATGCGCTTATCAGAATATTTTGCATTTAAGAAGGATCCGTCAAAATCATTGAAATTTGCGAAAGAAGCATTGAATGAATCTTTAAGTTCTAAAAACTACAGAAGTGTACTGCTTGCACTTAAACGTCTTTCGGTTATTGAACCACAAAAAGCTGCATTCTATACTAAAGAATATATTCGTATAAATGATAGTTTGCAAGTTACAGAGCGTAAAATGGGGGATAAGTTCACGCGAATTGAATACGAAACGGATCAAATAAAAAGTGAAAACACTGATTTACTAGTTCAAAACAGAAATTTAATTTCTATTTTTACTGTTTTAGGATTTTTAGGATTATTGATATTTATAATAAAATCACAAAAAGCTAAAAATAGATTATTGTTATTTAAACAACAGCAGCAAAACGCGAATGAGGAAATTTATAACTTGATGATTTCGCAACAAAACACCATTGAAATTAGTAGGATTGAGGAGAAGAAGCGAGTAGCGCGTGAGTTACACGATGGAGTTTTGGGTAGGATGTTTGGCGTTCGAATGAACTTAGATGGACTAAATGCATACCAAGATGATTCTGCAATACGAGAACGAACAAATTACTTGTCTGAATTGAAAAATATTGAACAAGATATCCGTGAAATTTCTCATGATCTAAATAGAGAAAAATCGGAATTAATTAATAACTTCGTCGCCATTATTGATAAGTTATTCGAAGAGCAAAAAAAGACTTATAAAGCAAAATTTACTTCTTTTATTGATTCTGATATAAGATGGGAATTAGTAAGTAATGCAGTGAAAATTAATTTATACAGAATTTTGCAAGAATCTTTGCAGAACAGTAATAAATATGCGGCAGCTGACGAAATCAAAGTTGAATTTAAAAAAGTGGACAATCAAATTGTATTTAAAACCATTGATGATGGTGTTGGTTTTAATGTAAAAACCGCTAAAAGAGGTATAGGAATACAAAACATTATTTTTCGAACAAATGAGTGTAAAGGAGTTTTAGATATAGAATCAAAAAAAGGAAAGGGAACAAAGATAACTGTTACTATACCTATAGAATAA